From Antennarius striatus isolate MH-2024 chromosome 9, ASM4005453v1, whole genome shotgun sequence, one genomic window encodes:
- the LOC137601090 gene encoding phosphatidylinositol 4-phosphate 5-kinase type-1 alpha-like isoform X2, whose amino-acid sequence MATAGTADSGSTAPTGTSGIRKMTPAEMPGSSGMAQSMKKTIGHRGVETTTGETTYKKTTSSALKGAIQLGITHTVGSLSQKAERDVLMQDFVVVESIFFPSEGSNLTPAHHYSDFRFKTYAPIAFRYFRELFGIRPDDYLYSLCNEPLIELSNPGASGSVFYVSSDDEFIIKTVQHKEAEFLQKLLPGYFMNINQNKRTLLPKFYGLYCVQAGGKNIRIVVMNNLLPRIVPMHIKYDLKGSTYKRRASPKEREKAVPTHKDLDFFQDLPDGLLLEADNYNAMCKTIQRDCLLLQSFKIMDYSLLLGIHNMDQASRERERVGANSGDSGGSEGAVTPDQRRPQAQKSLYCTAMESIQGEARGKGALDSEDHMGGIPCRNSKGERLLIYVGIIDILQSYRFIKKLEHSWKALVHDGDTVSVHRPGFYADRFQQFMCNTVFKKIPLKPSPSKKSRGGGQAGLRRAPTLGAPTPLSHATGPSAIDSRLVYHSHFKSTESEADSGIQAGRPDLVPRTPPLVENPADYQANLSGSSIGSTGAGSNSPPIRSVGVEVHKSANTDLDQGSSHSFEAEGVLDKSANLSGNEDVVSLSDINPETNI is encoded by the exons gGACCAGTGGCATACGAAAGATGACCCCTGCTGAG ATGCCCGGCTCTTCAGGAATGGCTCAGAGTATGAAGAAGACCATTGGACACCGGGGTGTTGAGACCACCACAGGAGAGACCACCTATAAGAAG ACCACGTCATCCGCCCTGAAGGGGGCCATCCAGTTAGGTATCACTCACACCGTTGGCAGTTTAAGCCAGAAGGCAGAGAGAGACGTTCTCATGCAGGACTTTGTTGTGGTGGAAAGCATCTTCTTCCCCAG TGAAGGCAGTAACCTGACCCCGGCTCATCACTACAGTGACTTTCGCTTTAAGACTTACGCTCCTATTGCCTTCCGTTATTTCAGGGAACTCTTTGGTATCCGGCCAGATGATTACCTG TATTCCCTGTGTAATGAGCCACTGATCGAGCTCTCTAATCCCGGAGCCAGTGGATCCGTCTTCTATGTATCAAGTGATGATGAGTTCATCATCAAAACTGTGCAACACAAAGAGGCAGAGTTCCTCCAGAAACTTCTACCTGGATACTTCATG AATATCAACCAAAATAAGCGCACCCTTCTCCCCAAATTCTACGGACTGTATTGCGTTCAGGCAGGTGGCAAAAATATCCGTATTGTAGTAATGAACAATCTTTTGCCTCGGATCGTCCCCATGCACATCAAATATGATCTGAAGGGCTCCACCTATAAAAGACGAGCTTCGccaaaggaaagagaaaaggcTGTTCCCACCCACAAAGACCTGGACTTTTTCCAGGATTTGCCAGATGGCCTGCTTCTAGAAGCGGACAACTACAATGCCATGTGCAAGACTATACAGAGGGACTGCTTG CTTTTGCAGAGTTTCAAGATTATGGACTACAGTCTTTTACTGGGCATCCACAACATGGATCAGGCCAGTCGAGAGAGGGAGCGTGTTGGGGCCAATTCAGGGGACAGTGGAGGTTCGGAGGGAGCGGTGACCCCGGATCAGCGCCGGCCACAAGCACAGAAAAGTCTGTACTGTACAGCAATGGAGTCCATTCAAGGAGAGGCTAGAGGGAAGGGGGCTTTGGATTCAGAGGACCA TATGGGTGGTATTCCATGTCGTAATTCTAAAGGAGAGAGGTTGCTGATCTACGTCGGCATCATTGACATTCTCCAGTCCTACAG GTTTATTAAGAAGTTGGAACACTCCTGGAAAGCACTGGTCCATGATGGG GACACAGTTTCAGTTCACAGACCTGGTTTCTATGCAGATCGTTTCCAGCAATTCATGTGCAACACGGTGTTCAAGAAAATTCCAC TAAAACCATCACCGTCCAAGAAAAGTCGTGGCGGGGGTCAGGCAGGTCTCAGGAGGGCCCCCACTCTGGGAGCTCCCACCCCGCTCTCCCACGCAACAGGGCCGTCTGCCATCGACTCCAGGCTCGTCTACCACAGCCACTTTAAAAGCACGGAGTCAGAGGCAGACAGTG GGATACAGGCTGGCAGACCAGATCTTGTTCCGAGGACCCCTCCTTTGGTAGAAAACCCTGCCGACTATCAGGCCAACCTCTCTGGCTCATCAATAGGCAGCACTGGAGCGGGCTCCAACTCTCCTCCCATACG GTCTGTAGGGGTGGAGGTCCACAAGTCAGCAAACACAGACCTTGACCAGGGTTCTTCTCACAG ctttgagGCAGAAGGAGTTTTGGATAAGTCAGCCAATCTGTCGGGTAACGAAGATGTAGTTTCACTCTCAGACATAAAccctgaaacaaacatttga
- the LOC137601090 gene encoding phosphatidylinositol 4-phosphate 5-kinase type-1 alpha-like isoform X1, which produces MATAGTADSGSTAPTDIRTQFWRRALQRGTSGIRKMTPAEMPGSSGMAQSMKKTIGHRGVETTTGETTYKKTTSSALKGAIQLGITHTVGSLSQKAERDVLMQDFVVVESIFFPSEGSNLTPAHHYSDFRFKTYAPIAFRYFRELFGIRPDDYLYSLCNEPLIELSNPGASGSVFYVSSDDEFIIKTVQHKEAEFLQKLLPGYFMNINQNKRTLLPKFYGLYCVQAGGKNIRIVVMNNLLPRIVPMHIKYDLKGSTYKRRASPKEREKAVPTHKDLDFFQDLPDGLLLEADNYNAMCKTIQRDCLLLQSFKIMDYSLLLGIHNMDQASRERERVGANSGDSGGSEGAVTPDQRRPQAQKSLYCTAMESIQGEARGKGALDSEDHMGGIPCRNSKGERLLIYVGIIDILQSYRFIKKLEHSWKALVHDGDTVSVHRPGFYADRFQQFMCNTVFKKIPLKPSPSKKSRGGGQAGLRRAPTLGAPTPLSHATGPSAIDSRLVYHSHFKSTESEADSGIQAGRPDLVPRTPPLVENPADYQANLSGSSIGSTGAGSNSPPIRSVGVEVHKSANTDLDQGSSHSFEAEGVLDKSANLSGNEDVVSLSDINPETNI; this is translated from the exons gGACCAGTGGCATACGAAAGATGACCCCTGCTGAG ATGCCCGGCTCTTCAGGAATGGCTCAGAGTATGAAGAAGACCATTGGACACCGGGGTGTTGAGACCACCACAGGAGAGACCACCTATAAGAAG ACCACGTCATCCGCCCTGAAGGGGGCCATCCAGTTAGGTATCACTCACACCGTTGGCAGTTTAAGCCAGAAGGCAGAGAGAGACGTTCTCATGCAGGACTTTGTTGTGGTGGAAAGCATCTTCTTCCCCAG TGAAGGCAGTAACCTGACCCCGGCTCATCACTACAGTGACTTTCGCTTTAAGACTTACGCTCCTATTGCCTTCCGTTATTTCAGGGAACTCTTTGGTATCCGGCCAGATGATTACCTG TATTCCCTGTGTAATGAGCCACTGATCGAGCTCTCTAATCCCGGAGCCAGTGGATCCGTCTTCTATGTATCAAGTGATGATGAGTTCATCATCAAAACTGTGCAACACAAAGAGGCAGAGTTCCTCCAGAAACTTCTACCTGGATACTTCATG AATATCAACCAAAATAAGCGCACCCTTCTCCCCAAATTCTACGGACTGTATTGCGTTCAGGCAGGTGGCAAAAATATCCGTATTGTAGTAATGAACAATCTTTTGCCTCGGATCGTCCCCATGCACATCAAATATGATCTGAAGGGCTCCACCTATAAAAGACGAGCTTCGccaaaggaaagagaaaaggcTGTTCCCACCCACAAAGACCTGGACTTTTTCCAGGATTTGCCAGATGGCCTGCTTCTAGAAGCGGACAACTACAATGCCATGTGCAAGACTATACAGAGGGACTGCTTG CTTTTGCAGAGTTTCAAGATTATGGACTACAGTCTTTTACTGGGCATCCACAACATGGATCAGGCCAGTCGAGAGAGGGAGCGTGTTGGGGCCAATTCAGGGGACAGTGGAGGTTCGGAGGGAGCGGTGACCCCGGATCAGCGCCGGCCACAAGCACAGAAAAGTCTGTACTGTACAGCAATGGAGTCCATTCAAGGAGAGGCTAGAGGGAAGGGGGCTTTGGATTCAGAGGACCA TATGGGTGGTATTCCATGTCGTAATTCTAAAGGAGAGAGGTTGCTGATCTACGTCGGCATCATTGACATTCTCCAGTCCTACAG GTTTATTAAGAAGTTGGAACACTCCTGGAAAGCACTGGTCCATGATGGG GACACAGTTTCAGTTCACAGACCTGGTTTCTATGCAGATCGTTTCCAGCAATTCATGTGCAACACGGTGTTCAAGAAAATTCCAC TAAAACCATCACCGTCCAAGAAAAGTCGTGGCGGGGGTCAGGCAGGTCTCAGGAGGGCCCCCACTCTGGGAGCTCCCACCCCGCTCTCCCACGCAACAGGGCCGTCTGCCATCGACTCCAGGCTCGTCTACCACAGCCACTTTAAAAGCACGGAGTCAGAGGCAGACAGTG GGATACAGGCTGGCAGACCAGATCTTGTTCCGAGGACCCCTCCTTTGGTAGAAAACCCTGCCGACTATCAGGCCAACCTCTCTGGCTCATCAATAGGCAGCACTGGAGCGGGCTCCAACTCTCCTCCCATACG GTCTGTAGGGGTGGAGGTCCACAAGTCAGCAAACACAGACCTTGACCAGGGTTCTTCTCACAG ctttgagGCAGAAGGAGTTTTGGATAAGTCAGCCAATCTGTCGGGTAACGAAGATGTAGTTTCACTCTCAGACATAAAccctgaaacaaacatttga
- the LOC137601090 gene encoding phosphatidylinositol 4-phosphate 5-kinase type-1 alpha-like isoform X3, producing MPGSSGMAQSMKKTIGHRGVETTTGETTYKKTTSSALKGAIQLGITHTVGSLSQKAERDVLMQDFVVVESIFFPSEGSNLTPAHHYSDFRFKTYAPIAFRYFRELFGIRPDDYLYSLCNEPLIELSNPGASGSVFYVSSDDEFIIKTVQHKEAEFLQKLLPGYFMNINQNKRTLLPKFYGLYCVQAGGKNIRIVVMNNLLPRIVPMHIKYDLKGSTYKRRASPKEREKAVPTHKDLDFFQDLPDGLLLEADNYNAMCKTIQRDCLLLQSFKIMDYSLLLGIHNMDQASRERERVGANSGDSGGSEGAVTPDQRRPQAQKSLYCTAMESIQGEARGKGALDSEDHMGGIPCRNSKGERLLIYVGIIDILQSYRFIKKLEHSWKALVHDGDTVSVHRPGFYADRFQQFMCNTVFKKIPLKPSPSKKSRGGGQAGLRRAPTLGAPTPLSHATGPSAIDSRLVYHSHFKSTESEADSGIQAGRPDLVPRTPPLVENPADYQANLSGSSIGSTGAGSNSPPIRSVGVEVHKSANTDLDQGSSHSFEAEGVLDKSANLSGNEDVVSLSDINPETNI from the exons ATGCCCGGCTCTTCAGGAATGGCTCAGAGTATGAAGAAGACCATTGGACACCGGGGTGTTGAGACCACCACAGGAGAGACCACCTATAAGAAG ACCACGTCATCCGCCCTGAAGGGGGCCATCCAGTTAGGTATCACTCACACCGTTGGCAGTTTAAGCCAGAAGGCAGAGAGAGACGTTCTCATGCAGGACTTTGTTGTGGTGGAAAGCATCTTCTTCCCCAG TGAAGGCAGTAACCTGACCCCGGCTCATCACTACAGTGACTTTCGCTTTAAGACTTACGCTCCTATTGCCTTCCGTTATTTCAGGGAACTCTTTGGTATCCGGCCAGATGATTACCTG TATTCCCTGTGTAATGAGCCACTGATCGAGCTCTCTAATCCCGGAGCCAGTGGATCCGTCTTCTATGTATCAAGTGATGATGAGTTCATCATCAAAACTGTGCAACACAAAGAGGCAGAGTTCCTCCAGAAACTTCTACCTGGATACTTCATG AATATCAACCAAAATAAGCGCACCCTTCTCCCCAAATTCTACGGACTGTATTGCGTTCAGGCAGGTGGCAAAAATATCCGTATTGTAGTAATGAACAATCTTTTGCCTCGGATCGTCCCCATGCACATCAAATATGATCTGAAGGGCTCCACCTATAAAAGACGAGCTTCGccaaaggaaagagaaaaggcTGTTCCCACCCACAAAGACCTGGACTTTTTCCAGGATTTGCCAGATGGCCTGCTTCTAGAAGCGGACAACTACAATGCCATGTGCAAGACTATACAGAGGGACTGCTTG CTTTTGCAGAGTTTCAAGATTATGGACTACAGTCTTTTACTGGGCATCCACAACATGGATCAGGCCAGTCGAGAGAGGGAGCGTGTTGGGGCCAATTCAGGGGACAGTGGAGGTTCGGAGGGAGCGGTGACCCCGGATCAGCGCCGGCCACAAGCACAGAAAAGTCTGTACTGTACAGCAATGGAGTCCATTCAAGGAGAGGCTAGAGGGAAGGGGGCTTTGGATTCAGAGGACCA TATGGGTGGTATTCCATGTCGTAATTCTAAAGGAGAGAGGTTGCTGATCTACGTCGGCATCATTGACATTCTCCAGTCCTACAG GTTTATTAAGAAGTTGGAACACTCCTGGAAAGCACTGGTCCATGATGGG GACACAGTTTCAGTTCACAGACCTGGTTTCTATGCAGATCGTTTCCAGCAATTCATGTGCAACACGGTGTTCAAGAAAATTCCAC TAAAACCATCACCGTCCAAGAAAAGTCGTGGCGGGGGTCAGGCAGGTCTCAGGAGGGCCCCCACTCTGGGAGCTCCCACCCCGCTCTCCCACGCAACAGGGCCGTCTGCCATCGACTCCAGGCTCGTCTACCACAGCCACTTTAAAAGCACGGAGTCAGAGGCAGACAGTG GGATACAGGCTGGCAGACCAGATCTTGTTCCGAGGACCCCTCCTTTGGTAGAAAACCCTGCCGACTATCAGGCCAACCTCTCTGGCTCATCAATAGGCAGCACTGGAGCGGGCTCCAACTCTCCTCCCATACG GTCTGTAGGGGTGGAGGTCCACAAGTCAGCAAACACAGACCTTGACCAGGGTTCTTCTCACAG ctttgagGCAGAAGGAGTTTTGGATAAGTCAGCCAATCTGTCGGGTAACGAAGATGTAGTTTCACTCTCAGACATAAAccctgaaacaaacatttga
- the LOC137601093 gene encoding serum amyloid P-component-like: MEKLLLLMVVFATCHAVTKDMSGKVFVFPKETKTDHVKLLTSQSRFSALTTCLRFQTDLARNYVLFSMATTAHSNDFVLFKTNSNDVIRTHAREGGTDFQALSLSRNTWHSLCSTWSSDSGLAQLWVDGKATIIRFIKTGAISGAPITILGQEQDSYGGGFDESQSFMGMITDVHVWDSVIPSQQIKLYMNGKYFSPGNVFNWRSLSYDVIGQVVVAEERDVK, from the exons ATGGAGAAGCTTTTGCTTTTGATGGTGGTCTTTGCAACATGTCATGCTGTAACCAAAG ATATGTCGGGCAAAGTCTTTGTGTTCCCCAAGGAGACAAAGACAGACCATGTGAAACTCCTGACCTCTCAAAGCAGATTCAGTGCTTTGACCACATGTCTCAG ATTCCAGACAGATCTTGCCAGAAACTACGTGCTCTTCTCAATGGcaaccacagcacacagcaATGACTTTGTGCTGTTTAAGACCAAttctaatgatgtcatcaggactCACGCTCGGGAGGGTGGCACAGACTTCCAGGCACTGTCATTGTCTCGAAACACCTGGCACTCTTTGTGTAGCACCTGGAGTTCTGATAGTGGTTTGGCTCAACTGTGGGTGGATGGGAAAGCGACCATCATACGATTCATCAAAACTGGGGCCATCAGTGGAGCGCCTATTACCATCCTGGGGCAAGAGCAGGATTCATATGGAGGGGGTTTCGATGAAAGTCAGTCATTCATGGGTATGATTACTGATGTCCATGTGTGGGACAGTGTCATTCCTTCTCAACAGATCAAATTGTACATGAATGGCAAGTACTTTAGTCCAGGCAACGTGTTCAACTGGCGTAGCCTGAGCTACGACGTTATTGGacaggtggtggtggctgaAGAGCGTGATGTTAAATAA
- the LOC137601584 gene encoding 26S proteasome non-ATPase regulatory subunit 4-like, with amino-acid sequence MVLESTMVCVDNSEYMRNGDFLPTRLQAQQDAVNIVCHSKTRSNPENNVGLITMANNCEVLTTLTPDTGRILSKLHAVQPQGSISFCTGIRVAHLALNHRQGKNHKMRIIAFVGSPVEDNEKELVKMAKRLKKEKVNVDVINFGEEEFNTEKLTAFINTLNGKEGAGSHLVTVPPGPSLADALLSSPILAGEGGAVLGLGASDFEFGVDPSADPELALALRVSMEEQRQRQEDEARRAAVASAAEAGISSSAADESEDALLKMSVPHKDSSTPALPDFSRMTEDEQIAYALQMSMQGAGTEFGVEDMDTSTDMESTKATDEEDYDVMQDPEFLQSVLENLPGVDPNNEVIRNAMGSLASQTGSKPDTKKNEDQKK; translated from the exons ATGGTGCTTGAAAGTACTATGGTCTG TGTGGACAACAGTGAGTATATGCGCAATGGAGACTTTCTGCCCACCAGACTGCAGGCTCAGCAGGATGCAGTTAATATTGTTTGTCATTCCAAGACCCGTAGCAATCCAGAAAATAATGTTGGCCTCATCACAATGGCAAA CAACTGTGAGGTGCTGACTACTCTGACTCCAGACACTGGCAGGATATTGTCTAAGCTCCATGCTGTGCAGCCTCAAGGGAGCATCAGCTTTTGTACTGGCATCAGGGTGGCACAT TTGGCACTGAATCACAGACAGGGCAAAAACCACAAGATGCGCATTATTGCATTTGTTGGCAGCCCAGTGGAGGACAACGAGAAAGAA TTGGTAAAAATGGCAAAGCGgttaaagaaggaaaaagttaATGTGGATGTTATTAACTTTGGAGAGGAG GAATTCAACACAGAGAAGCTAACTGCCTTCATCAATACACTGAATGGTAAAGAAGGTGCAGGCTCCCACCTGGTCACAGTGCCCCCTGGCCCGAGTTTGGCTGATGCCCTGCTGTCCTCCCCAATCCTGGCTGGTGAGGGAGGTGCGGTGTTGGGTCTGGGTGCCAGTGACTTTGAATTTGGAGTGGACCCAAGCGCAGACCCAGAGCTGGCCTTG GCTTTACGGGTATCTATGGAGGAGCAGAGACAACGACAGGAGGATGAAGCTCGCAGAGCAGCAGTTGCTTCAGCTGCTGAAGCTGGTATTTCGTCATCTGCTGCAGATG AGTCTGAGGATGCcttgttgaagatgtctgttcCACATAAAGACTCATCCACACCTGCTTTACCAGATTTCAGCCGCATGACAGAAGATGAACAGATTGCTTATGCTCTGCAGATGTCTATGCAGGGAGCAGGCACAG AATTTGGTGTTGAGGACATGGACACAAGTACTGACATGGAGTCTACCAAGGCTACA GATGAAGAGGACTATGATGTCATGCAGGATCCAGAGTTTCTTCAGAGTGTTCTAGAAAACCTTCCAGGAGTTGACCCCAACAATGAGGTCATTCGTAATGCCATGGGATCTCTAGCCTCCCAGACAGGTTCTAAACCAGATACTAAGAAGAATGAGGATCAAAAGAAATGA